The following proteins are co-located in the Pectinophora gossypiella chromosome 7, ilPecGoss1.1, whole genome shotgun sequence genome:
- the LOC126368318 gene encoding uncharacterized protein LOC126368318, which yields MGDKMNREYFESGAAAFNYNNVTGGGDSASGGSGGSGMECLQLRSPPGPFHYLISEQAKSLVALQELQNEVGALLEFRDLVIETFPNLRSKMAPSTPSGAARRDWEPGVRVRRKLAGGEAARAKPQPSVQDSGFSTETSCGKDAHSSASAPAPRARPLEDELWALLDVIQRKGCRLRDEAELLRGELDERHEPHERHEPHERHEPHETHEPVEPHTAEEEFVRALSRGAEGCAACGGGALRRLRAERDALLAHAAQLEAQHAAAVPGVPSPATPLGRLDATLATPTRAPRVAMPDSKKFAAILLESNPVELQRQLLTSTVQNQVLCEKLKRAAAQRTVLLQRLEHMRDQNDDLKFRLEEKNIELEGARALARQLEGRQRSASADSVERSRSHSSMRDMEPLALPDDEAPRRRPSRIPLHKPARAPAPPPPRPPSALSARSARSAASGRSGAGGAGPPSTAPASGRSCAGAAGPPSAAPAPAPRPAPRKDSPKSGVPVRRSPAAHDNKGASLPPGALVAEYVWRAARLAPLLARRPPVRERPLPSDLLLAYETPHNLALELCKSILYENSDSIDMNNLKSLHSAGDDSLWNGKPQQYFESMNYAEQTRDDPDKEYDADSLAPR from the exons ACGGGCGGCGGGGACAGTGCGAGCGGCGGGTCGGGCGGCTCGGGCATGGAGTGTCTGCAGCTACGCTCGCCGCCCGGCCCCTTCCACTACCTCATCTCCGAGCAGGCTAAGTCCCTCGTCGCGCTACAG GAACTCCAGAATGAGGTCGGAGCTCTGCTCGAGTTTCGCGACCTCGTCATCGAGACATTCCCGAACCTGCGGTCCAAGATGGCGCCGTCGACGCCGAGCGGCGCCGCGCGGCGCGACTGGGAGCCCGgcgtgcgcgtgcgccgcaAGCTGGCCGGCGGCGAGGCCGCGCGCGCCAAGCCGCAGCCCTCCGTGCAGGACTCCGGCTTCAGCACCGAGACCAGCTGCGGCAAGGACGCGCACTCCTCGGcctccgcgcccgcgccgcgcgctcgCCCGCTCGAGGATGAGCTGTGGGCGCTGCTCGACGTCATCCAGCGCAAGGGCTGCCGCCTGCGAGACGAGGCCGAGCTGCTGCGAGGCGAGCTGGACGAGCGCCACGAGCCGCACGAGCGCCACGAGCCACATGAGCGCCACGAACCGCACGAGACGCACGAGCCTGTGGAGCCGCACACGGCCGAGGAGGAGTTCGTGCGCGCGCTGTCTCGCGGCGCGGAGGGCTGCGcggcgtgcggcggcggcgcgctgcGGCGGCTGCGGGCCGAGCGGGACGCGCTGCTGGCGCACGCGGCGCAGCTGGAGGCGCAACACGCGGCCGCCGTGCCCGGCGTACCCTCGCCCGCCACGCCGCTGGGCCGCCTCGACGCCACGCTGGCCACGCCCACCCGGGCGCCCCGCGTCGCCATGCCGGACTCCAAGAAGTTCGCGGCGATTCTCCTAGAGAGCAATCCCGTCGAACTTCAAAGACAACTTCTCACCTCCACCGTGCAGAATCAG GTTTTGTGCGAGAAATTAAAGCGTGCAGCGGCGCAACGCACTGTACTACTGCAGCGGCTCGAGCATATGCGCGATCAGAACGATGACCTCAAATTCAGG CTAGAGGAGAAAAACATCGAGCTGGAGGGCGCACGCGCGCTGGCGCGGCAGCTGGAGGGCCGGCAGCGCAGCGCCAGCGCCGACAGCGTGGAGCGCTCGCGCTCGCACAGCAGCATGCGCGACATGGAGCCGCTGGCGCTGCCCGACGACGAGGCGCCGCGGCGCCGCCCGTCGCGCATCCCGCTGCACAAGCCGGcgcgcgcgcccgcgccgccgccgccgcgcccgccctcGGCGCTGTCGGCACGCTCGGCGCGCTCGGCCGCCTCGGGCCgcagcggcgcgggcggcgcgggcccgCCCAGCACCGCGCCCGCCTCGGGCCGCAgctgcgcgggcgcggcgggcccGCCCAGcgccgcccccgcgcccgccccgcgccccgccccCCGCAAGGACTCCCCGAAGTCGGGCGTCCCTGTCCGCCGCTCGCCCGCGGCGCACGATAACAAG GGCGCGTCGCTGCCGCCGGGCGCGCTGGTGGCCGAGTACGTGTGGCGCGCGGCGCGCCTGGCGCCGCTGCTGGCGCGGCGGCCGCCCGTGCGCGAGCGCCCGCTGCCCAGCGACCTGCTGTTGGCCTACGAGACGCCCCACAACCTCGCTCTCGAGCTCTGCAAGTCGATCCTCTACGAGAATTCCGACTCGATCGACATGAACAACCTCAAGTCGTTGCACTCGGCCGGCGACGACTCGCTGTGGAACGGCAAGCCGCAGCAGTACTTCGAGAGCATGAACTACGCGGAACAGACTCGAGATGACCCCGACAAAGAGTACGACGCGGACTCGCTCGCTCCCCGATAG